The Agrobacterium larrymoorei genome includes the window AACTGTCCGCAAAGGGCATCCGCTAAGCAAAAGAGTATGCCCGTTTCGATATCCTCCCCGAGACATCGGGGAGGCCATATCCGGGCACGCGCATGGGATCGATGGGAGGAAACATGGCCAGTCTCGAACAGAATAGCCCGGGGGGCGCAAAGCCACCGGCACCTGCCGTGGCAAAAGCGGATGAACGCCTGCGCAAGGTGGGCGTGATCACGCAGATGATGCGCCGCCCGGAACTTGGCGCGGTTGCCGGTCTGGTGCTGGTTCTCGTCTTCTTCTTCATGACGGCCGATCCATCGATGTTCACGCTGGCAGGCGCAATGACCATCCTTGCTCCGGCGTCCCAACTCGGTATCCTCGCCATTGCCGCGGCATTGCTGATGATCGGCGGCGAGTTCGATCTTTCCATCGGCTCCATGGTCGCCTTTGCCGGGCTGATCTTCGGCGTGCTTGTTACCAATTACGATCAGCCACTTTCTATCGCCATTCTCCTGACATTCCTGTTTTCCGGCGTCGTCGGTGCCGTCAACGGCCAGATCGTTATCCGCACGCGGTTGCCATCCTTCATCGTCACCTTGGCATTCCTCTTCATCCTGCGCGGTCTCACGCTTGTCGGGTTGAAATGGGCAACTGGCGGTTCCACGCAGCTGCGGGGCATCAGCTCGGCTGTCGAGGGTAGCCCGCTGCTGAAAATTTTCTCCGGTCAGGCATTCGAAGGTCTGTTCCTCTGGCTTGGCCATCAAGGTCTTATCGATACATTCGACAATGGCGTGCCGAAAGTAACCGGCGTACCGGTCTCCGTTGTCTGGTTCGTCCTGATTGCGCTGGTCGCCACCTGGGTCCTGCTGCGCACCAGAACCGGCAACTGGATTTTCGCCGCCGGTGGCGATCCCAATGCCGCACGCAATTCCGGTGTGCCCGTCAACCGCGTCAAGACCAGCCTTTTTGCGCTGACGGCCTGCGCAGCGGCGCTGGTGGCCATCATCACCGTACTGGACGCCGGTTCCACTGATGCCCGGCGCGGCTTCCAAAAGGAATTCGAGGCCATCATCGCAGCCGTTATCGGCGGGTGCCTGCTGACCGGAGGGTATGGCTCGGCCATCGGCGCTTTCTTCGGCGCGGTCATCTTCGGCATGGTCTCCATCGGGCTTACCTATACCCAGTTCGACTCCGACTGGTTTCAGGTCTTCCTCGGCTCCATGCTGCTGCTTGCCGTTCTCTTCAACAATTTCATCCGCCGCCGCGTAACAGGGGAGCGTTGAGCCATGGCCACAGCTGCACAAACCCCCATCATCGACGTTCGCAACATCGTCAAGCATTACGGCTCCATCATCGCGCTGAATGGCGTGTCGATGACGGTTTCGGCAGGAGAGGTGCTCTGCCTGCTGGGCGATAATGGCGCGGGCAAATCGACGCTGATCAAGATGCTGTCCGGTGCCGTTCGCCCCACCAGCGGAGAGTTTCTGGTCGATGGCCAGCCGGTGGATTTTACCGCTCCGCGCGATGCGCTGGATGCGGGCATCGCAACCGTGTTTCAGGATCTCGCGATGATCCCGCTCATGTCGGTCACGCGAAACTTCTTCATGGGGCGGGAGCCCGTGCGCGGGTTCTTCCCTTTCCGATATATCGACATGAAGCATTGCAACGAGGTGACGCGGGACGAGATGCGCAAGATCGGCATCGATATCCGCGATCCCAACCAGGCCGTCGGCACGCTTTCCGGCGGCGAGCGGCAATGCGTGGCCATTGCGCGTGCGGTTTATTTCGGCGCCAAGGTGCTGATCCTCGATGAGCCGACTTCGGCGCTGGGCGTTGCCCAGACCTCCATGGTGCTGAAATATATCAATCAGGTGCAGCAGAAGGGATTGGCAGTCATCTTCATCACGCACAATGTGCGCCATGCCTATGCGGTGGGAGACCGATTCACGGTTCTCAACCGCGGGCAGACGCTCGGCACGTTCGGGAAGTCCGAAATCTCTATGGAGGAAGTTCAAAATCTGATGGCTGGCGGCAAGGAACTACAGACGCTTTCCGCCGATCTCAATGGCACCATCTAGCCTTTCTCCCGAAATTCAATAGCTTGATACCAATGGAGTGAATGACATGATTAGGTTTGGAGTGCTCGGTGCGGGCCGTATCGGCAAGGTGCACGCAGCCACCATCGCCGCCAACCCGAAGGCGAAACTCGCCTATGTTGCCGATGCTTATCCCGCAGCCGCAGAGCAGCTTGCAGCGCAGACGGGCGCAAAGGTCGCGAGCGTGGAAGAGATCATCGCTTCAGGCGACGTGGACGCCGTGCTGATCGCAACGCCGACGCCAAGCCACGCCGATCTCATCGAAGCCGCTTCCAAGGCGGGCAAGCATATACTGTGCGAAAAGCCGGTTTCGCTTTCGGTGGATCGCATCAATCAATGCCTGCATGTGGTGGAAAAGAACAAGTCCACTCTGATGATCGGATTCAACCGCCGCTTCGATCCGAATTTCTCAACCGTCGAATCCCGCCTTCGCCGTGGCGATGTGGGAGATATCGAAATCGTCACCATCATCAGCCGCGATCCGGCCCCGCCACCTGCGGAATACGTCAAATCCTCCGGCGGCCTTTTCCGTGACATGATGATCCACGATTTCGACATGGCGCGGTTCCTCATGGGCGAGGAATTCGTCGTGGTCAACGCGCTAGGTTCGGCGCTAGTCGATAAGGCCATCGGCGTCGAGGGCGATGTGGATACGGCAGCCGTACAGATGCAAACCGCCTCGGGCCGCATCGCCGTCATCACCAACTCCCGCCGTGCAACTTACGGCTACGACCAGCGCATCGAAGTCCACGGCTCGACAGGCATGCTGTCCGCTCGCAACATCCAGAATTCCAGCGTGGAACTCTGGAATGCCAGCGGCCTTGCCGGTGACCCCGTGCAGAATTTCTTCATCGAGCGCTACGCGCAGGCTTACGCCAACGAGATCAACACCTTCATCGACGCCGTCGATACCGGGAACACCGCCCCACGCCCAAGCGGCTTCGATGGCCTCCAGGCCCAAAAACTCGCCGACGCCGCAACCCTCAGCTGGCAGACGGGGAAGCCGGTTCAGGTGGCTTGATTAGCTTCGTCTCGTGCCGCCAAACCCCCTGCCGTTTTTACTGGGCTTGACCCACTGCCGTCATCCTCGGCCTTGCGCCGAGGATCCATTGTTATCAACGAAATCAAGCGTTTGTGGATCCTCGGCTTAAGGCCGAGGATGATGCCGAGGGAGGGGAGCCGTTGAGCTGCTGCAATTGGGCAACTGTGCAGGAACGGTAGTCAACTCGACGGGATAGCAGTGGGACAGGTCCGAAGGTGACGGAGGCGGTAGAATAGCTTGGGATATGTTTAGGCACCGTCGCCCCACCCACTGCCGTCATCCTCGGCCTTGAGCCGAGGATCCATTCCCATCAACGAAATCAAGTGGTTATGGATCCTCGGGTCAAGCCCGAGGATGACGTCGAGGGAGCGGAGTCGTAGAGTTACTCCACTTGGGCAACTGTGCAGGAACGGTAGCCAATTTGACTGGACGGCAGTGGGGTAAGCCCGAGAGTGACGGAGGCGGCAGAATAGCGTGGGATATGTTTAGACTCCGTCGCCCCACCCACTGCCGTCATCCTCGGCCTTGAGCCGAGGATCCATTGTTATCAACGAAATCAAACGGTTGTGGATCCTCGGGTCAAGCCCACTACTGTCCGGTTTAAATTTCAGTCCCACATCAGCACCATCTGGTTTGGGGATTTGGACGGTTGTGTGGGTGGTTTAAGGAGTTGGTCGGATCGCCTTTTGTGCATGAGGTTGAGGCGTACGAGGGGGGTGAAGGTGAGCGGTTGCGTGATGGCGCTCTGGCAGGCCTGCGCCATGCGCAGCACAAGATAGGCGATGAGGGCGACATAGGTCTGGATGCGCACGGCGTTTTCGGATGCTCCGAAGAAATGGCGTATCCTGAGGTTCTGCTTGACCCATTTAAAGAACAGTTCGATCTGCCAGCGCTGTTTGTAAAGCTCGGCAATCTCTTCGGCTGGCGCATCCAGATCGTTGGTGACGAGCCGGATGGTCCTGCCCGTGTCGATCCGCACCGCGATCTCGCGCAACGGTTCGGAAAAGGGATTGCGTCTCGAGCGCGCCATGCGTTGTGCCAACAGCCCGATCCTGTCGCACAGGATGTGATCGCTCTCGCTTGGAGGCTGTTCGGTGGCGGCCTGAAGATGCGTGTTGGTCTTCAGCCGTGTGACGAAGCGGCAGCCTGCCCGGTCCAGCGCTGCCCACCACGCGAAATCATAGTAAGCCAGATCAAAGACATAGGTCATGCCGGGTTCGATCGGCATGGCCTTTGCGGGCACGATGTCGTTGGTTCTCTGGCCTGTCATGGTCATCGCCATGGGGATGTCGCCATTCGGATCGTAGGCGACATGCAGCTTGGCGGCTCTGCGCCCGCTGACCATATCGGCCCAGCCATCGCTCATGGAGGAGAGGGCGACGCGGGTGGCGTCGAGCAGGCGCACCGCATCGCGGATATGGCGACGGGTTCTTCGGCTGGCGGCAGCCGCCATATGGGAGAACAGATCGGCAAAGACGCCCGCAGGCCTTGTGGCATTGGCATCGGCAAGGGTGGAGCGCGCCACGCCGTGGGCACCCAGATGATAAAGCTGGTTGCGGTGGCTCGACAGCCCTGCCTCGATCTCGCGCAGGCTTTGCGCGCCGGAAAGCTGGGCAAACAGAAGCGCCAGCAACTGGTCCTTCATCGAAAACCGCCGAACCCTGTGATCGCCCTTGTACTTATCCACAAGCCCTTCGAAGACCTGCCAGGGAACATGCTTCTGTATTTGATGAAAAACGCTATTCTGGTGGCGCATGACGTTGATCTCCTGTTCGTGTCCAGATCGCCGCGAAACGTCTGAAACCGAGTAGAATCAATGTCATGCGCCTTGTCCAGAAATTTAAACCGGACAGCAGTGGGTCAAGCCCGAGGATGACGCCGAGGGAGCGGAGCTGTTGAGCTGCTCCAATTGGACAACTGTGCAGGAATGCTAGCTGACTTGACTGGACAGCAGTAGGGCGGCCCAAGGGCGACGGTGCAACCCCACTTCCGTCATACCGGGCTTGACCCGGTATCCAGCCAGACCAAGTCCTTGGTCTGAAAGACTCTTTCGCCGCGCAGACGCGCGTCGGCTGGACCCCGCATCAAGTGCGGGGTGACGGCTGGGGGAGCTGTTCTCGCCCCCAACACCTGCTCAGTTTAGACCGGACAGTAGTGGGACGAGCCCGAGGATGACGGAGGTGTGGGGCGTACAACCTCAGTATTCGGCTTTGTCAAAACTATAGCAAAGGACGACCGTCGCCAGGCCACACCCCTCAACGCTTGTCCTTATCATGCAGCACCTCCCGCGCCACGTAATCATTCAGACGCCGCAGCTTTTCAAGAGTTGGGTGTTCTGCTGGGACAGTCAATGTCTTCAGCCATGGCTTTTCCTCGGGCGGCGGCAAGATTGTGCCTTGCAGGGACTGCTCGTCACCCTGTGCATCTCGTTGCCTGCTTTTGTGCCGCAGATGGTAGAGATAAAGCGCCATCGCGCCGAGGCCGAAGATGCAGGGCATGTAGATCGCGAGGATCTTCACCCCATCCGACATGGTTCTAAATGTGTGCAGCAAATCTGCGATGACGCTGTATTCGATCATGCCCGTCTCCCGGCGCTTTCTCGTCAATATTGAACGGAAGCGACCACCGGAGGGAAAACCTCTGGTGGCCGGGGAGTTAGAAAGCCGCCTAGAAACGACCACCCTGACCTTTAGGCTTGCGCCTTGGACATGCGTCAAGGTCTCCCCAGCCATATAAAGGCGGAAGAGTTACATAGTCGCAATGGACCGCCTCAGCCACAAACCTATGGCTGAGGGGTGTCATTAACGGCCGACACTGGCCGTCCTAGGAGGGGATTTCTACGGCCCCAAGACCGGTTCGTTACTTCCGGTCTCGGTGCAACCATAACGAAAGCCGAACACCGAGGAAATGGCTATATCTCGCATATCGACGTTTCATCTCCCGGCTCACACAGGCTCAGCTGTCAGCCGCCAATTTCGCTCGTCTCAACCCAGCGTTTTTCCCTGAATGACTGCGCCATGGCGTGAACACTGCGCTCGATGCCGATGCCATCTTCAAAGCTGATGGTATTTGCCTCGTGGCCCTGCGTGGCTGCGATCAGTTCGCGGCATTCGATGACCTTCAGGTCGTTGAAGCCGAGGCCGTGGCCGGGGGCGGGGATGAAGCGGTCGTAAGGCCGGTGATGCGGCGCCGTCAGGATGGTTCTGAAACCCTGCTCCTCGGCGCGACCATCGGTCGTATAGAGCTGGAACTCGTTCATCCGCTCCTGATCGTAGAGGATCGATCCCTTGGAGCCATAGATTTGAACGGCGATGCGCCCCTTGCGGCCCCAGGCGGAGCGGTTGGCCATCAATACACCGGAGATGCCGTTTTCCAGCGTGAAGAGAACACTGGCGAGATCGTGGTTTTCCACTTCGCGCGCGCCGCCGTCCTTCAGCGGTCTCGTCGGATAGGGCTTCACCAGATCGGCAATCACCTTTCTGACATGGCCGAACAGGCTGAAGATCAGGGACAGCGGATGCACGCCGAAATCGTCCAGCGCGCCATAGCCGGAGGACGCCTCGCTCTTCCAGTTGAACAGCG containing:
- a CDS encoding ABC transporter permease — translated: MASLEQNSPGGAKPPAPAVAKADERLRKVGVITQMMRRPELGAVAGLVLVLVFFFMTADPSMFTLAGAMTILAPASQLGILAIAAALLMIGGEFDLSIGSMVAFAGLIFGVLVTNYDQPLSIAILLTFLFSGVVGAVNGQIVIRTRLPSFIVTLAFLFILRGLTLVGLKWATGGSTQLRGISSAVEGSPLLKIFSGQAFEGLFLWLGHQGLIDTFDNGVPKVTGVPVSVVWFVLIALVATWVLLRTRTGNWIFAAGGDPNAARNSGVPVNRVKTSLFALTACAAALVAIITVLDAGSTDARRGFQKEFEAIIAAVIGGCLLTGGYGSAIGAFFGAVIFGMVSIGLTYTQFDSDWFQVFLGSMLLLAVLFNNFIRRRVTGER
- a CDS encoding ATP-binding cassette domain-containing protein; the encoded protein is MATAAQTPIIDVRNIVKHYGSIIALNGVSMTVSAGEVLCLLGDNGAGKSTLIKMLSGAVRPTSGEFLVDGQPVDFTAPRDALDAGIATVFQDLAMIPLMSVTRNFFMGREPVRGFFPFRYIDMKHCNEVTRDEMRKIGIDIRDPNQAVGTLSGGERQCVAIARAVYFGAKVLILDEPTSALGVAQTSMVLKYINQVQQKGLAVIFITHNVRHAYAVGDRFTVLNRGQTLGTFGKSEISMEEVQNLMAGGKELQTLSADLNGTI
- the iolG gene encoding inositol 2-dehydrogenase: MIRFGVLGAGRIGKVHAATIAANPKAKLAYVADAYPAAAEQLAAQTGAKVASVEEIIASGDVDAVLIATPTPSHADLIEAASKAGKHILCEKPVSLSVDRINQCLHVVEKNKSTLMIGFNRRFDPNFSTVESRLRRGDVGDIEIVTIISRDPAPPPAEYVKSSGGLFRDMMIHDFDMARFLMGEEFVVVNALGSALVDKAIGVEGDVDTAAVQMQTASGRIAVITNSRRATYGYDQRIEVHGSTGMLSARNIQNSSVELWNASGLAGDPVQNFFIERYAQAYANEINTFIDAVDTGNTAPRPSGFDGLQAQKLADAATLSWQTGKPVQVA
- a CDS encoding IS4 family transposase → MRHQNSVFHQIQKHVPWQVFEGLVDKYKGDHRVRRFSMKDQLLALLFAQLSGAQSLREIEAGLSSHRNQLYHLGAHGVARSTLADANATRPAGVFADLFSHMAAAASRRTRRHIRDAVRLLDATRVALSSMSDGWADMVSGRRAAKLHVAYDPNGDIPMAMTMTGQRTNDIVPAKAMPIEPGMTYVFDLAYYDFAWWAALDRAGCRFVTRLKTNTHLQAATEQPPSESDHILCDRIGLLAQRMARSRRNPFSEPLREIAVRIDTGRTIRLVTNDLDAPAEEIAELYKQRWQIELFFKWVKQNLRIRHFFGASENAVRIQTYVALIAYLVLRMAQACQSAITQPLTFTPLVRLNLMHKRRSDQLLKPPTQPSKSPNQMVLMWD
- a CDS encoding Gfo/Idh/MocA family protein; the protein is MKSLGVGLIGTGYMGKCHALAWNNVTSIFGDVPRPRLVTLAEVNSELAAKKAQEFGFAKSTANWRDLLDDPEIDVISVTTPNAFHPEMAIAGLDAGKHLWCEKPMAPAFADALKMRDAARRSGRVSVMGYNYIQNPVIRHIKMLLKDGVIGDVMQVRVEMDEDFMADAQALFNWKSEASSGYGALDDFGVHPLSLIFSLFGHVRKVIADLVKPYPTRPLKDGGAREVENHDLASVLFTLENGISGVLMANRSAWGRKGRIAVQIYGSKGSILYDQERMNEFQLYTTDGRAEEQGFRTILTAPHHRPYDRFIPAPGHGLGFNDLKVIECRELIAATQGHEANTISFEDGIGIERSVHAMAQSFREKRWVETSEIGG